One part of the Mustela erminea isolate mMusErm1 chromosome 11, mMusErm1.Pri, whole genome shotgun sequence genome encodes these proteins:
- the CCDC71L gene encoding coiled-coil domain-containing protein 71L, protein MRRSVKRRRRRPPAAPAPAARGGGFRAGGGAELEAREEKVVYSRSQLSLADSTKALGDAFKLFMPRSTEFMSSDAELWSFLCSLKHQFSPHILRSKDVYGYSSCRALVPDPPPPPAARGQTRRPAARRRRRGARAAAARRRGAPPGPPLPPPPPPPPPPPPAPEDSCPAKPAVPGPCFGGRTLEEIWRAATPTLTTFPTIRVGGDVWGERSLAAARRRARQVLRVNLEPVVRLRRFPVPRA, encoded by the coding sequence ATGCGGCGCAGCGTgaagaggcggcggcggcggcccccggcggccccggccccggctgCCCGGGGCGGCGGCTTTAGGGCCGGAGGAGGGGCCGAGCTGGAGGCGCGGGAGGAGAAGGTGGTGTACTCGCGGTCGCAACTGTCGCTGGCCGACAGCACCAAGGCGCTGGGCGACGCCTTCAAGCTGTTCATGCCCCGCAGCACGGAGTTCATGAGCTCGGACGCGGAGCTCTGGAGCTTCCTCTGCAGCCTCAAGCACCAGTTCTCCCCGCACATCCTGCGCAGCAAGGACGTCTACGGCTACTCCTCCTGCCGGGCCCTGGTCCCCgaccccccgccgccccccgcggcCCGCGGCCAGACGCGCAGGCCGGCGGCCAGGAGGAGGCGCCGCGGAGCCCGGGCGGCCGCCGCCCGCCGGAGGGGGGCCCCGCCGggcccgccgctgccgccgccgccgccgccgccgccgccaccgccgccggcCCCCGAGGACAGCTGCCCCGCCAAGCCCGCGGTCCCCGGGCCCTGCTTCGGGGGCCGCACCCTGGAGGAAATCTGGAGGGCGGCCACCCCGACGCTGACCACCTTCCCCACCATCCGCGTCGGCGGCGACGTGTGGGGCGAGCGCAGCCTGGCGGCGGCGCGGCGACGGGCACGCCAAGTCCTGCGAGTGAACCTGGAACCCGTGGTGAGGCTTCGCCGCTTCCCGGTGCCCCGGGCGTGA